Proteins encoded together in one Telopea speciosissima isolate NSW1024214 ecotype Mountain lineage chromosome 4, Tspe_v1, whole genome shotgun sequence window:
- the LOC122659193 gene encoding intracellular protein transport protein USO1-like: MASGEGSSGKALHFDGTNYAFWKNRMETYLGSLGYHVWASVLNEYIMTGVASTDNQEKKKYENNSRAMHVIKGALIDSEFVKMMECKSAKQLWDMLKSIHEGDAKIKEAKLQVYRAQFEGLKMLNEENIEDYMLRVNGVVKSIRGLGESLIDSVVVKKILRSLPDRLESKVSAVEEAKDLEVLSLDELHGNFTAYEMRKGKGKSVDKDAAFKSNDTSEEESEDESDDDVDDHTIFMAFEEKEDESPKTFTTSEDEEGEVNFKEEFRAALKELKKERKKVKQVSQNLKEQEQSVLQLKKQADESKKILEDLEEKLSQKTIECTKLESENLSLKAKLEEETNILVEYFDFQKEIDALKAKVAEFENDSSIHDIETSSQVHPSSKKLDEILSSQRSTHNKFGLGFVGESSKSAKGKGKGTAQNPITVKDKRVEKNQTPPHKTNHARQQQMAWPGRRVENFDYYYLSQQKARNVVDHRA; the protein is encoded by the exons ATGGCTTCAGGAGAAGGGTCTTCAGGAAAGGCACTACACTTTGATGGAACAAATTATGCTTTTTGGAAGAACAGAATGGAGACCTATCTGGGGTCTCTTGGATATCATGTTTGGGCTTCAGTGTTGAATGAATACATCATGACTGGTGTTGCATCTACAGacaaccaagagaagaagaaatatgaaaacaaCAGTAGAGCCATGCATGTAATCAAAGGTGCTCTTATTGACAGTGAGTTTGTAAAAATGATGGAATGCAAGTCTGCCAAACAACTCTGGGATATGCTAAAAAGCATCCATGAAGGAGATGCAAAAATCAAAGAAGCTAAGCTCCAAGTTTATAGAGCTCAGTTTGAAGGATTGAAGATGTTGAATGAAGAAAACATTGAAGATTATATGCTTAGAGTCAATGGGGTTGTAAAGTCCATCAGAGGACTGGGAGAGAGTCTAATAGACTCTGTTGTTGTGAAAAAAATTCTTAGATCTCTACCAGACAGACTTGAATCCAAGGTTTCAGCTGTTGAGGAAGCTAAGGATCTGGAAGTACTTAGCTTAGATGAGCTACATGGGAACTTTACAGCTTATGAGATGAGAAAAGGCAAAGGAAAGTCAGTTGACAAAGATGCAGCATTTAAG AGCAATGACACATCTGAGGAAGAATCTGAAGATGAATCAGATGATGATGTAGATGATCATACCATTTTTATGGcgtttgaagaaaaagaggatgaATCACCAAAAACATTCACAActtctgaagatgaagaaggagaagtgaaCTTTAAAGAAGAGTTTAGAGCTGCTCTCAAAGAgctcaagaaagaaagaaagaaggttaAACAAGTTTCACAAAATCTTAAGGAACAAGAGCAATCAGTTCTTCAGTTGAAAAAGCAAGCAGACGaatcaaaaaaaattctagaaGATCTTGAAGAGAAGTTATCACAGAAAACTATAGAATGCACAAAGCTTGAGTcagaaaatctatctctgaaGGCTAAATTGGAAGAAGAGACCAATATCCTAGTTGAATATTTTGATTTCCAGAAGGAGATTGATGCTCTCAAGGCAAAGGTAGCAGAGTTTGAGAATGACTCAAGTATACATGACATAGAAACATCTTCACAAGTGCATCCTAGTAGCAAGAAGCTTGATGAGATCCTTAGTTCTCAAAGATCAACTCACAACAAATTCGGTCTTGGATTTGTAGGAGAATCATCAAAGAGTgccaagggaaaaggaaaaggcacAGCACAGAATCCTATTACTGTGAAGGATAAGAGAGTTGAGAAAAATCAAACTCCACCCCATAAGACTAACCATGCTAGACAACAACAAATGGCATGGCCAGGCAGGAGAGTAGAGAACTTTGATTATTACTATCTTTCTCAACAGAAAGCTAGAAATGTTGTTGATCACAGGGCTTAG